In the Engystomops pustulosus chromosome 2, aEngPut4.maternal, whole genome shotgun sequence genome, one interval contains:
- the IGSF5 gene encoding immunoglobulin superfamily member 5 isoform X2, which produces MDGYRTLLIWSIILCLTQDYGSCANILDGPQNVTVLTGSNATFLCTVASGWRSISWYLKNVFIVTITPSETTVSPGYTIVTQNSTNSITGAFTTEITIVNVNKSNSGTVQCSSFSASFQEAYLSVQVKGSVQITGGNVIVTPNSTVSVTCRAEQWYPAPSITWQINNTLADTIYYSTSYTTDANDFVTALSSFRINPETDLSLTCLATVQTLPQPQSSTVNITVREQSPGGGSSLSRAAIILIAVFVSFGGLLLLLVIILLIVICCKRRKRKRESGYQSDAWKAPEKFDNNVWTIDRDGVGHRNIAYTPEPEPERQSYGYNDGNSFDLGSTSTGSSVSVPGNRWLNNHPKSIRHVTHV; this is translated from the exons ATGGATGGATACAGAACACTCCTGATATGGAGTATTATTCTGTGCCTGACACAAG ATTATGGGTCATGCGCAAACATCCTTGATGGTCCCCAAAATGTTACCGTGCTCACTGGGTCCAATGCCACCTTCCTGTGTACAGTGGCTTCCGGATGGAGAAGTATCTCCTGGTATCTTAAGAACGTCTTCATTGTCACTATTACCCCTAGTGAGACCACGGTGAGCCCCGGTTACACCATCGTCACACAGAACAGCACCAACTCCATCACCGGGGCCTTTACCACGGAGATAACAATCGTCAACGTCAACAAAAGTAACTCAGGAACAGTCCAGTGCAGCAGCTTCTCCGCCTCGTTTCAGGAGGCCTATCTGTCGGTTCAGG TGAAGGGCTCGGTTCAAATCACAGGTGGAAATGTCATTGTGACGCCGAACTCCACGGTCAGCGTGACGTGCCGAGCGGAGCAGTGGTATCCAGCGCCGAGCATCACCTGGCAGATAAATAACACCCTGGCAGACACTATATATTACTCCACTTCATATACCACCGATGCCAATGACTTTGTGACGGCACTAAGCAGTTTTCGAATTAACCCAGAAACAGATCTGAGCTTGACCTGTTTGGCCACGGTACAGACACTGCCTCAACCACAGTCATCCACGGTCAACATAACAGTAAGGGAACAGAGTCCAG GGGGCGGCTCATCACTGTCTCGGGCGGCCATCATTCTCATTGCAGTCTTTGTGTCTTTTGGGGGTCTCCTGCTCCTGCTTGTCATTATCTTACTGATCGTAATCTGCTGCAAAAGGAGGAAAAGGAAAAGAG AGAGCGGCTATCAGAGTGATGCGTG GAAAGCCCCAGAGAAGTTTGACAACAATGTGTGGACCATCGATAGAGACGGGGTGGGACATCGTAACATCGCGTACACTCCTGAGCCAGAACCAGAAAGGCAAA GTTATGGCTACAATGATGGCAACTCCTTTGACCTTGGATCTACCTCAACAGGCTCCAGTGTATCG GTTCCTGGAAATAGATGGTTAAATAATCATCCGAAATCCATAAGACATGTGACTCATGTGTGA
- the IGSF5 gene encoding immunoglobulin superfamily member 5 isoform X1: MDGYRTLLIWSIILCLTQDYGSCANILDGPQNVTVLTGSNATFLCTVASGWRSISWYLKNVFIVTITPSETTVSPGYTIVTQNSTNSITGAFTTEITIVNVNKSNSGTVQCSSFSASFQEAYLSVQVKGSVQITGGNVIVTPNSTVSVTCRAEQWYPAPSITWQINNTLADTIYYSTSYTTDANDFVTALSSFRINPETDLSLTCLATVQTLPQPQSSTVNITVREQSPGGGSSLSRAAIILIAVFVSFGGLLLLLVIILLIVICCKRRKRKRESGYQSDAWKAPEKFDNNVWTIDRDGVGHRNIAYTPEPEPERQSYGYNDGNSFDLGSTSTGSSVSQVPGNRWLNNHPKSIRHVTHV, encoded by the exons ATGGATGGATACAGAACACTCCTGATATGGAGTATTATTCTGTGCCTGACACAAG ATTATGGGTCATGCGCAAACATCCTTGATGGTCCCCAAAATGTTACCGTGCTCACTGGGTCCAATGCCACCTTCCTGTGTACAGTGGCTTCCGGATGGAGAAGTATCTCCTGGTATCTTAAGAACGTCTTCATTGTCACTATTACCCCTAGTGAGACCACGGTGAGCCCCGGTTACACCATCGTCACACAGAACAGCACCAACTCCATCACCGGGGCCTTTACCACGGAGATAACAATCGTCAACGTCAACAAAAGTAACTCAGGAACAGTCCAGTGCAGCAGCTTCTCCGCCTCGTTTCAGGAGGCCTATCTGTCGGTTCAGG TGAAGGGCTCGGTTCAAATCACAGGTGGAAATGTCATTGTGACGCCGAACTCCACGGTCAGCGTGACGTGCCGAGCGGAGCAGTGGTATCCAGCGCCGAGCATCACCTGGCAGATAAATAACACCCTGGCAGACACTATATATTACTCCACTTCATATACCACCGATGCCAATGACTTTGTGACGGCACTAAGCAGTTTTCGAATTAACCCAGAAACAGATCTGAGCTTGACCTGTTTGGCCACGGTACAGACACTGCCTCAACCACAGTCATCCACGGTCAACATAACAGTAAGGGAACAGAGTCCAG GGGGCGGCTCATCACTGTCTCGGGCGGCCATCATTCTCATTGCAGTCTTTGTGTCTTTTGGGGGTCTCCTGCTCCTGCTTGTCATTATCTTACTGATCGTAATCTGCTGCAAAAGGAGGAAAAGGAAAAGAG AGAGCGGCTATCAGAGTGATGCGTG GAAAGCCCCAGAGAAGTTTGACAACAATGTGTGGACCATCGATAGAGACGGGGTGGGACATCGTAACATCGCGTACACTCCTGAGCCAGAACCAGAAAGGCAAA GTTATGGCTACAATGATGGCAACTCCTTTGACCTTGGATCTACCTCAACAGGCTCCAGTGTATCG CAGGTTCCTGGAAATAGATGGTTAAATAATCATCCGAAATCCATAAGACATGTGACTCATGTGTGA
- the IGSF5 gene encoding immunoglobulin superfamily member 5 isoform X3, protein MDGYRTLLIWSIILCLTQDYGSCANILDGPQNVTVLTGSNATFLCTVASGWRSISWYLKNVFIVTITPSETTVSPGYTIVTQNSTNSITGAFTTEITIVNVNKSNSGTVQCSSFSASFQEAYLSVQVKGSVQITGGNVIVTPNSTVSVTCRAEQWYPAPSITWQINNTLADTIYYSTSYTTDANDFVTALSSFRINPETDLSLTCLATVQTLPQPQSSTVNITVREQSPGGKGKERAAIRVMRGKPQRSLTTMCGPSIETGWDIVTSRTLLSQNQKGKVMATMMATPLTLDLPQQAPVYRRFLEIDG, encoded by the exons ATGGATGGATACAGAACACTCCTGATATGGAGTATTATTCTGTGCCTGACACAAG ATTATGGGTCATGCGCAAACATCCTTGATGGTCCCCAAAATGTTACCGTGCTCACTGGGTCCAATGCCACCTTCCTGTGTACAGTGGCTTCCGGATGGAGAAGTATCTCCTGGTATCTTAAGAACGTCTTCATTGTCACTATTACCCCTAGTGAGACCACGGTGAGCCCCGGTTACACCATCGTCACACAGAACAGCACCAACTCCATCACCGGGGCCTTTACCACGGAGATAACAATCGTCAACGTCAACAAAAGTAACTCAGGAACAGTCCAGTGCAGCAGCTTCTCCGCCTCGTTTCAGGAGGCCTATCTGTCGGTTCAGG TGAAGGGCTCGGTTCAAATCACAGGTGGAAATGTCATTGTGACGCCGAACTCCACGGTCAGCGTGACGTGCCGAGCGGAGCAGTGGTATCCAGCGCCGAGCATCACCTGGCAGATAAATAACACCCTGGCAGACACTATATATTACTCCACTTCATATACCACCGATGCCAATGACTTTGTGACGGCACTAAGCAGTTTTCGAATTAACCCAGAAACAGATCTGAGCTTGACCTGTTTGGCCACGGTACAGACACTGCCTCAACCACAGTCATCCACGGTCAACATAACAGTAAGGGAACAGAGTCCAG GAGGAAAAGGAAAAGAG AGAGCGGCTATCAGAGTGATGCGTG GAAAGCCCCAGAGAAGTTTGACAACAATGTGTGGACCATCGATAGAGACGGGGTGGGACATCGTAACATCGCGTACACTCCTGAGCCAGAACCAGAAAGGCAAA GTTATGGCTACAATGATGGCAACTCCTTTGACCTTGGATCTACCTCAACAGGCTCCAGTGTATCG CAGGTTCCTGGAAATAGATGGTTAA
- the IGSF5 gene encoding immunoglobulin superfamily member 5 isoform X4 — protein MDGYRTLLIWSIILCLTQDYGSCANILDGPQNVTVLTGSNATFLCTVASGWRSISWYLKNVFIVTITPSETTVSPGYTIVTQNSTNSITGAFTTEITIVNVNKSNSGTVQCSSFSASFQEAYLSVQVKGSVQITGGNVIVTPNSTVSVTCRAEQWYPAPSITWQINNTLADTIYYSTSYTTDANDFVTALSSFRINPETDLSLTCLATVQTLPQPQSSTVNITVREQSPGGKGKERAAIRVMRGKPQRSLTTMCGPSIETGWDIVTSRTLLSQNQKGKVMATMMATPLTLDLPQQAPVYRFLEIDG, from the exons ATGGATGGATACAGAACACTCCTGATATGGAGTATTATTCTGTGCCTGACACAAG ATTATGGGTCATGCGCAAACATCCTTGATGGTCCCCAAAATGTTACCGTGCTCACTGGGTCCAATGCCACCTTCCTGTGTACAGTGGCTTCCGGATGGAGAAGTATCTCCTGGTATCTTAAGAACGTCTTCATTGTCACTATTACCCCTAGTGAGACCACGGTGAGCCCCGGTTACACCATCGTCACACAGAACAGCACCAACTCCATCACCGGGGCCTTTACCACGGAGATAACAATCGTCAACGTCAACAAAAGTAACTCAGGAACAGTCCAGTGCAGCAGCTTCTCCGCCTCGTTTCAGGAGGCCTATCTGTCGGTTCAGG TGAAGGGCTCGGTTCAAATCACAGGTGGAAATGTCATTGTGACGCCGAACTCCACGGTCAGCGTGACGTGCCGAGCGGAGCAGTGGTATCCAGCGCCGAGCATCACCTGGCAGATAAATAACACCCTGGCAGACACTATATATTACTCCACTTCATATACCACCGATGCCAATGACTTTGTGACGGCACTAAGCAGTTTTCGAATTAACCCAGAAACAGATCTGAGCTTGACCTGTTTGGCCACGGTACAGACACTGCCTCAACCACAGTCATCCACGGTCAACATAACAGTAAGGGAACAGAGTCCAG GAGGAAAAGGAAAAGAG AGAGCGGCTATCAGAGTGATGCGTG GAAAGCCCCAGAGAAGTTTGACAACAATGTGTGGACCATCGATAGAGACGGGGTGGGACATCGTAACATCGCGTACACTCCTGAGCCAGAACCAGAAAGGCAAA GTTATGGCTACAATGATGGCAACTCCTTTGACCTTGGATCTACCTCAACAGGCTCCAGTGTATCG GTTCCTGGAAATAGATGGTTAA